ATGACCAGGCTGCTTTTCTCGCCGAAGACAAAGCCGGCCACTTCAATAAAGCCGAACATGCTGCCCTGACTCACCTCGCGGGCGTGAAGTTCGTAGAGCTTGCCCTGATTGTGGAAGCTCACTTTGTAAATTGGCTTTTTCTTGACGGGCATGAGTACATCCAGCGTGTTTGGTGGTGGGCAAGTATAAGGGCCATGCAGTGGGCGCCATCAGGCGCCCGGAACGATATGCCAGCGCAGCAGCAGTTCGCGCAGCCCGTGTAAATCCGCAACTTCGGCATCGGCACGTGGCCCGCCGGGCCACGCCAGGGCATCACGATTCACCCACACGGTGCGCATGCCGGCGGCGCGTGCGCCGATGACGTCACGCTGGGGATCGTCGCCCACGTGCAGTACCTGCTCCACTGGCACGCCTGCGGCTGCACTGGCCGCCTCGAAGATCGCCGGGTGTGGCTTGGCGACGCCCACGCTGTGTGCGGATACGCAAAAGCGCAGCAGGCCGCCGAGGCCGATGCGGGCAATATCTGCGTTGCCGTTGGTGAGGCCCCCCAAGGTCAGTTGAGCGGCCAGCTCAGTAAGCACTGGCAGCACATCAGCGAACAGTTCCACCTCGTTTCGCGCCTGCCACATCACGGCAAATGCCCCTTCGGCCGCGTCCCGCCCGTAACCGCAGTGTTGCGCTGCCAGCGCCAGCGATTCACGGCGCAGGGCGCCCAGATCGTGGGCCAGCTCCGGTCGCTGTTGCAACAGGCCATCTCGCAGCTCGCGCAGGTCGGCCGGTGAATAGCGCTCGGGCAAGCGCGGGTAATGCTCGGCCAGCCAGGCATGCATACGCTGCTCCGCGCGCTCGATGACCGGGTCGATGGCCCACAGGGTGTCGTCCAGATCAAAGGTTATGGCGAGAATCGGCGGCGCGGGCATGGCACTTGATTGGTTGAGGTGCACCGCACAAGATGGCGCCGTGTGCATCTATTTTCAAGCCGGCCTGCCGTCGGCGTTTTGGGAGGAGACATGGCAAACGACAAACTGATGGCGCTGGACCTGGCCGAACCGACCCCACTGCCGAAGGAACTGGCGACCCAGTACGCGGCGGCCAAGCAGCGGTTGGGTTTTGTGCCCAATGTGCTGCGCGGCTATGCGCATGCGCCTGACCGGCTGGCCAATTTCATCGCCATGCGCGATGGCCTGATGGCGAGCGACTCGGGCCTGACCAAGGCGGAGCGGGAAATGATCGCGGTCGTGGTGTCGTCCCTTAACCGCTGCCACTATTGCCTGGCCAGCCACGGCGCCACGCTGCGCCGGTTAACGGGCGATCCGGCACTGGCCGATATGCTGGCCATGAATTTTCGCGCCGCGCCGCTGGATGGGCGCCAACGCGCCATGCTGGAGTTCGTCGAGCGCCTCACGCAGGCGCCCGAGTGCATCGAGGACGCCGACCGTGACCTGCTGCGCGAACAGGGCTTCAGCGAACGCGACATCTGGGACATGGCCGAGGTGACGGCGTTTTTCAACATGACCAACCGCCTGGCGGCCGCCACCGGCATGGAGCCCAACCGCGAGTACTACGACCTGCACCGCCGATGAACACCATGCATGCCATCGAAGTCACCGCATTCGGCGACCCGGAAGTCTTGCGCCTGGTCGAGCAGCGCCTGCCCGAGCCTGGTCCGGGCGAACTGCGCATCAAGAATGCCGCCTGCGGCGTCAATTTCATCGACATCTACCACCGCACCGGCTTCTACCCGCAACCGTTGCCGTTCGTGCCGGGCCTGGAAGGCGCGGGCCTTGTGGATGCCGTGGGTGCGGGCGTGACGCGCTACCAGCCTGGCGACCGCGTGGCCTACCCGAACGCCACGGCGGCCTATGCGCAGTTCACCTGCCTGGCGCAGGAGCGGGTGGTGCCGGTGCCGGAGGGGCTGGACCTGGAGCTGGCCGCCGCGGCCATGCTGCAAGGCCTGACCGCCCACGCGCTCACACACTCCGCGTACGCCATCCAGCCCGCAGACACGGTGCTGATCCACGCCGCTGCCGGCGGCGCCGGGCAGATGCTGGTGCAGATGGCCAAGCTGCGCGGGGCACGGGTACTCGCCACGGTATCGACCGAGGCCAAGGCGCTGATCGCCCGCGCCCGCGGTGCCGACGAAGTAATCCTGTATTCGCAGGACGATTTCGTGGCCGAAACCCGTCGCTTGACCGATGGCGCTGGCGTGCACGCGGTCTACGACTCGGTCGGCGCCAGCACCTTCCTGAAGGGCTTCGACGTGTTGCGCCGGCGCGGCACCATGGTGCTGTTCGGGCAGTCCAGCGGGCCAATTGAGCCGATCAGTCCGCTGTTGCTGCTCCAGAAAGGCTCGCTGTTCCTGACCCGGCCCAGCCTGTTCGACTACATCGCCGACGCGGACGAACTGGCCGCCCGTTCGCGCGACCTGTTCGCCTGGCTGGCCGATGGCCGGGTCGACCTGCACATCGACCGGCGCCT
This DNA window, taken from Immundisolibacter sp., encodes the following:
- a CDS encoding peroxidase-related enzyme (This protein belongs to a clade of uncharacterized proteins related to peroxidases such as the alkylhydroperoxidase AhpD.); amino-acid sequence: MANDKLMALDLAEPTPLPKELATQYAAAKQRLGFVPNVLRGYAHAPDRLANFIAMRDGLMASDSGLTKAEREMIAVVVSSLNRCHYCLASHGATLRRLTGDPALADMLAMNFRAAPLDGRQRAMLEFVERLTQAPECIEDADRDLLREQGFSERDIWDMAEVTAFFNMTNRLAAATGMEPNREYYDLHRR
- a CDS encoding quinone oxidoreductase; the protein is MHAIEVTAFGDPEVLRLVEQRLPEPGPGELRIKNAACGVNFIDIYHRTGFYPQPLPFVPGLEGAGLVDAVGAGVTRYQPGDRVAYPNATAAYAQFTCLAQERVVPVPEGLDLELAAAAMLQGLTAHALTHSAYAIQPADTVLIHAAAGGAGQMLVQMAKLRGARVLATVSTEAKALIARARGADEVILYSQDDFVAETRRLTDGAGVHAVYDSVGASTFLKGFDVLRRRGTMVLFGQSSGPIEPISPLLLLQKGSLFLTRPSLFDYIADADELAARSRDLFAWLADGRVDLHIDRRLPLAQAAQAHELLASRATSGKLLLIP
- a CDS encoding HAD family hydrolase — its product is MPAPPILAITFDLDDTLWAIDPVIERAEQRMHAWLAEHYPRLPERYSPADLRELRDGLLQQRPELAHDLGALRRESLALAAQHCGYGRDAAEGAFAVMWQARNEVELFADVLPVLTELAAQLTLGGLTNGNADIARIGLGGLLRFCVSAHSVGVAKPHPAIFEAASAAAGVPVEQVLHVGDDPQRDVIGARAAGMRTVWVNRDALAWPGGPRADAEVADLHGLRELLLRWHIVPGA